In a genomic window of [Empedobacter] haloabium:
- a CDS encoding tetratricopeptide repeat protein, translated as MSDTLPEALHERIVTACQDGDALAAAGQLEAAKGCYLAALQLLPGERRHWEAATWIHVALGDAHLKLRDHDKALKCFHDAVQCPHGVGNPYIHLRLGQLCLERGDLERAADELTRAYMGGGVDIFMEDDPKYLAFLQTRIAL; from the coding sequence ATGAGCGACACGCTGCCCGAGGCGCTGCACGAGCGCATCGTCACCGCATGCCAGGACGGCGATGCGCTCGCGGCGGCCGGCCAGCTGGAGGCGGCCAAGGGCTGCTACCTGGCGGCGCTGCAACTGCTGCCCGGCGAGCGTCGCCACTGGGAGGCCGCCACCTGGATCCATGTCGCGCTGGGCGACGCGCACCTCAAGCTGCGCGACCACGACAAGGCGCTCAAGTGCTTCCATGACGCCGTGCAGTGCCCGCATGGCGTCGGTAATCCCTACATCCACCTGCGCCTGGGGCAGCTCTGCCTGGAACGGGGCGACCTCGAGCGGGCCGCCGACGAGCTCACGCGCGCCTACATGGGCGGCGGCGTCGACATCTTCATGGAAGACGACCCCAAATATCTCGCTTTCCTGCAAACGCGCATCGCGCTGTAG
- a CDS encoding SMI1/KNR4 family protein, with amino-acid sequence MPSPPDQRCASTAWNVQGLDGEPLVSCADAAVPPGWQPLPSGLPRAWLDLVNETPRILAFLSSAVHGVSLVPGGAADSLTYAYTVNGDPCFYHGRPPLAGPPPRFAALWPQLPETLRRFYLDLHDGWTFVPSNSMGPLPVADWAFLSDDRFDIDADTARRMPVDPARVLAVFHNGAGDYLCLHVAEDGVTPASGMIWWHEQPAEPEAVDFMATLDAWVGLFVDEADRRQP; translated from the coding sequence ATGCCATCGCCACCCGACCAGCGCTGCGCAAGTACGGCATGGAACGTGCAGGGCTTGGACGGCGAGCCGCTGGTGTCGTGCGCCGATGCCGCAGTGCCGCCCGGTTGGCAGCCCCTGCCCAGCGGACTGCCACGGGCGTGGCTCGACCTCGTCAACGAGACCCCGCGGATTCTGGCATTTCTGTCGTCGGCGGTGCATGGTGTATCTCTCGTGCCGGGAGGCGCAGCGGATTCCCTGACGTACGCCTACACCGTGAACGGCGACCCATGCTTCTACCACGGCCGTCCACCATTGGCCGGCCCACCCCCACGTTTCGCGGCGCTCTGGCCCCAGCTTCCCGAGACCCTGCGCCGGTTCTACCTGGACCTGCACGACGGCTGGACCTTCGTCCCCTCCAATTCGATGGGCCCACTGCCGGTCGCGGACTGGGCGTTCCTGTCCGACGACCGCTTCGACATCGACGCCGACACCGCGCGCCGCATGCCCGTCGATCCCGCCAGAGTGCTGGCGGTCTTCCACAACGGCGCCGGCGACTATCTCTGCCTGCACGTGGCCGAGGATGGCGTGACGCCGGCCAGCGGCATGATCTGGTGGCACGAGCAGCCGGCCGAACCCGAAGCCGTCGATTTCATGGCAACGCTGGATGCCTGGGTAGGCTTGTTCGTCGACGAAGCGGATCGGCGGCAGCCATGA
- a CDS encoding pentapeptide repeat-containing protein, translating to MKIHDTVVTGQQLTLSNLDVNILGPGATLERCDVYSDCASAALVMAGLDMREGGFTQQHRALIEARFKKAHFSGVTFRGSFTDCDFGDWDAPVRPHVANCDFSEAKLDGCRFLHCDIDTIKFPKWPGFTLTHPILARDFVLSRKWPVKVGVILDIYTDNDSECVAIAGDAARLARKAGITLDELRDLLQPIPSMLILD from the coding sequence ATGAAAATACACGACACGGTAGTGACGGGCCAGCAACTAACGCTCAGTAACCTCGACGTGAATATCCTTGGCCCAGGCGCCACGCTGGAACGTTGCGACGTGTACTCCGATTGCGCCAGCGCCGCGCTGGTGATGGCGGGATTGGATATGAGGGAGGGCGGTTTTACCCAGCAGCACCGCGCACTGATCGAGGCGCGCTTCAAGAAAGCGCATTTCTCAGGGGTTACTTTCAGAGGCAGTTTCACCGACTGCGATTTCGGTGACTGGGATGCCCCAGTACGGCCACACGTGGCGAATTGCGATTTTTCGGAAGCCAAACTGGACGGCTGCCGCTTCCTGCATTGCGATATCGATACAATCAAGTTCCCAAAATGGCCGGGCTTCACGTTGACCCATCCTATCTTGGCGCGCGATTTCGTTCTGAGCCGCAAATGGCCCGTAAAGGTTGGCGTCATCCTCGACATCTATACGGACAACGACTCCGAATGCGTCGCCATCGCCGGTGACGCGGCGCGGCTGGCACGCAAGGCCGGTATCACGCTGGACGAGCTCCGTGACCTGCTCCAGCCCATCCCGAGCATGCTGATTCTCGACTGA
- a CDS encoding PAAR domain-containing protein — protein MPAAARLTDPIGHSPTMSWLLKGLLIGAAIAVAGVAIVGTGGLAAVAVVGAGAAMGAGLGEAMSTMSFAAKEVTGAIAMAGSANVFVNNLPAARAHADMVACTKHPGPIPIATGSGQVFINGMPAARVDDKTGCSAVITKGSGNVYIGGGTVQTDDIHPEDLVPGWVHASLLVVGVGSAIILAGPVIAVGGLIGAYAGGYGGAWAGGKIFGEGSDGQKWSAIAGGFLGGYLGAKAAPGAWNFAQRIQVTVEPGTLGMNGGNVKFSLKPETPNEVLAAEVPRQSSRPEWLRRLDEGNDFNAERAPEYPYNELYIDSPKGSGYTRLDSYNPIAGEIVSRKYTQLSEIQEKTAIGYINEIGAKYPVDATIAKVPSSGELAGEKLAGQHYLEVPVQVRPIPQAVLDAAERAGVVIRDVNGKIY, from the coding sequence ATGCCTGCCGCAGCGCGACTGACCGACCCCATCGGGCACAGCCCGACGATGAGCTGGCTCCTGAAGGGGCTGCTCATCGGCGCCGCCATCGCGGTGGCTGGCGTGGCGATCGTGGGCACGGGCGGACTTGCCGCCGTGGCCGTCGTCGGGGCGGGTGCGGCCATGGGGGCCGGGCTGGGCGAGGCGATGAGCACGATGAGCTTCGCGGCCAAGGAGGTCACGGGCGCCATCGCGATGGCCGGTTCGGCCAATGTGTTCGTCAACAACCTACCGGCGGCCCGGGCCCATGCGGACATGGTGGCGTGCACCAAGCACCCGGGACCGATCCCGATCGCCACCGGCAGCGGCCAGGTCTTCATCAACGGCATGCCGGCGGCGCGGGTGGACGACAAGACCGGCTGCAGCGCCGTCATCACGAAGGGCTCCGGTAACGTCTACATCGGCGGCGGGACCGTGCAGACCGACGACATCCATCCGGAGGACCTGGTGCCCGGCTGGGTGCACGCTTCGCTGCTGGTGGTGGGCGTGGGATCGGCGATCATCCTGGCCGGCCCCGTGATCGCTGTTGGCGGCCTGATCGGCGCGTATGCGGGCGGCTACGGCGGTGCCTGGGCAGGCGGCAAGATATTCGGCGAGGGATCGGACGGGCAGAAGTGGTCGGCCATTGCCGGCGGCTTCCTGGGCGGCTATCTGGGTGCCAAGGCGGCGCCGGGGGCGTGGAATTTTGCCCAACGAATCCAGGTTACAGTAGAGCCAGGAACACTGGGCATGAATGGCGGTAATGTAAAATTCTCCCTGAAGCCGGAGACCCCAAACGAGGTTCTCGCTGCGGAAGTGCCACGGCAGAGCAGCAGGCCGGAATGGTTGCGGCGTCTTGATGAGGGTAACGATTTCAACGCAGAGCGCGCGCCCGAATACCCTTACAACGAGCTTTACATAGATAGTCCGAAGGGGAGCGGGTATACTAGGCTTGATTCCTATAATCCGATTGCGGGGGAAATAGTTTCTCGAAAATATACTCAGCTTTCCGAGATCCAGGAAAAAACTGCAATCGGTTATATTAATGAAATTGGGGCTAAATATCCGGTCGATGCGACAATTGCAAAGGTGCCGTCAAGTGGGGAGTTGGCGGGGGAGAAACTGGCAGGTCAGCACTATTTGGAAGTTCCGGTTCAGGTTCGACCGATTCCTCAGGCTGTGCTCGATGCTGCGGAGCGCGCGGGCGTCGTGATCCGCGACGTTAATGGCAAGATATACTAA
- a CDS encoding PAAR domain-containing protein, whose product MSWLLKGLLIGAAIAVAGVAIVGTGGLAAVAVVGAGAAMGAGLGEAMSTMSFAGKEVTGAIAATGSPNVFVNTLAAARAHVDMVACSKHPGPIPIATGSGQVFINGMPAARVDDKTGCSAVITKGSANVYIGGGTVQTDTINPEDLVPGWVHGALLVVGVGSAIILAGPVIAVGGLVGAFAGGYGGSWVGGKVFGEGSDGQKWSAIAGSFLGGFLGAKGAPKAWEFARGGAPKAGVPPASVDKPALPPPPKAADPVVPAPGEPATVFRVQGGTPPRASRNIISIDADGNPTIQSTTLNISIGDPVHAEYFQTLRPGSKIVSFKIPAWLDSFIQETAIPQSGYRSNPANQGGLAPKIVDPTTPGRSYELPSVWAKWLEENAIPGSGKVK is encoded by the coding sequence ATGAGCTGGCTCCTGAAGGGGCTGCTCATCGGCGCGGCCATTGCCGTGGCAGGCGTGGCGATCGTGGGTACCGGCGGACTTGCCGCCGTGGCCGTCGTCGGCGCCGGTGCGGCCATGGGCGCCGGCCTGGGCGAGGCGATGAGCACGATGAGCTTTGCCGGCAAGGAGGTCACCGGCGCCATCGCGGCCACCGGCTCGCCCAACGTCTTCGTCAACACGCTGGCGGCGGCGCGCGCCCATGTGGACATGGTGGCGTGCTCCAAGCACCCGGGACCGATCCCGATCGCCACCGGCAGCGGCCAGGTCTTCATCAACGGCATGCCGGCCGCGCGGGTGGACGACAAGACGGGCTGCAGCGCCGTGATCACCAAGGGTTCGGCCAACGTCTACATCGGCGGCGGCACCGTGCAGACCGATACCATCAATCCGGAGGACCTGGTGCCGGGCTGGGTGCATGGCGCGCTGCTGGTGGTGGGCGTGGGCTCGGCCATTATCCTGGCCGGGCCGGTGATTGCCGTGGGCGGATTGGTGGGGGCGTTCGCCGGCGGCTATGGCGGCAGCTGGGTGGGTGGGAAGGTCTTTGGCGAAGGGTCGGATGGGCAGAAGTGGTCGGCGATTGCGGGTAGTTTTCTGGGCGGTTTCCTCGGAGCGAAAGGCGCACCCAAGGCTTGGGAGTTCGCGCGGGGTGGCGCGCCGAAGGCGGGTGTACCTCCAGCCAGTGTCGACAAACCCGCGTTACCGCCACCGCCAAAGGCTGCGGATCCTGTCGTCCCCGCGCCTGGCGAGCCTGCCACGGTGTTCCGCGTGCAAGGCGGCACGCCGCCGCGTGCCAGCCGCAACATCATCTCGATCGACGCGGACGGCAACCCGACGATCCAAAGCACGACGCTGAACATCAGCATCGGCGATCCGGTCCACGCGGAATATTTCCAGACCTTGCGACCCGGCAGCAAGATCGTGTCGTTTAAAATCCCCGCTTGGCTGGACAGTTTTATCCAGGAGACGGCAATTCCACAATCGGGTTATCGCAGCAATCCGGCAAATCAGGGAGGCTTGGCGCCGAAAATCGTGGACCCGACCACGCCGGGACGCTCCTATGAACTGCCGTCCGTGTGGGCCAAGTGGCTGGAAGAAAATGCCATCCCGGGATCAGGAAAAGTGAAATGA
- a CDS encoding DcrB-related protein — MPETQLYHANHATFELPAQLKDKTMHMFTLRDDGPSEFNVVISHADVKPEERLEEFGDRLAMELTRALPRFQLKAMTERQVDGTPALELVYSWRNEAGTMHQRQVITLVAGAKPGTREALLIAATCLSAFSDEWNAAFEAIVDSFKLRRPLASAPAAPVAVSAAPTLPTVFALSEPRKTLHVFANKEEAAAKLGARDLEQDRWEFYDAHGTRLLASVTKGGGGLSLLRPSGNLTLARTAESQGPTLGERLHLAQYIQASSSSVPFYSLTEVRAHLDQVAQG, encoded by the coding sequence ATGCCAGAAACCCAGCTGTACCACGCCAACCACGCCACCTTCGAGTTGCCCGCGCAACTGAAGGACAAGACGATGCACATGTTCACCTTGCGCGACGACGGTCCCAGCGAATTCAACGTCGTCATCTCGCACGCGGACGTGAAGCCGGAAGAACGGCTGGAGGAATTCGGCGACCGCCTGGCCATGGAGCTGACGCGCGCGCTGCCGCGCTTCCAGCTCAAGGCCATGACGGAGCGCCAGGTCGATGGCACCCCGGCGCTGGAGCTGGTCTACAGCTGGCGCAACGAAGCGGGCACCATGCACCAGCGCCAGGTCATCACGCTGGTGGCCGGCGCCAAGCCGGGCACGCGCGAGGCGCTGCTGATCGCGGCCACCTGCCTGTCCGCCTTCAGCGACGAATGGAACGCCGCGTTCGAGGCCATCGTGGACAGCTTCAAGCTGCGCCGTCCGCTGGCGTCGGCGCCGGCAGCGCCGGTCGCCGTGTCGGCGGCGCCGACCCTGCCGACGGTCTTCGCGCTGTCCGAACCGCGCAAGACCTTGCACGTGTTCGCCAACAAGGAGGAAGCCGCGGCGAAGCTGGGCGCGCGCGACCTGGAGCAGGACCGCTGGGAATTCTATGACGCGCATGGCACGCGCCTGCTGGCCAGCGTCACCAAGGGCGGCGGCGGCCTGTCGCTGCTGCGGCCGAGCGGGAACCTGACCCTGGCGCGCACGGCCGAATCGCAGGGGCCGACGCTGGGCGAGCGGCTGCACCTGGCGCAGTACATCCAGGCCAGCTCGTCGAGCGTGCCGTTCTACAGCCTGACGGAAGTGCGCGCGCACCTGGATCAGGTCGCGCAGGGCTGA
- the tssI gene encoding type VI secretion system tip protein TssI/VgrG gives MSSDSLDSPAKSGLVPETDATAAALPAAGKLAVSAAALAGADAKALGLASTALDTATVLQGGSGMGALATGLTGLAGQANPQLGQALQVASQVQALAQKSDMVAAPAQQAAALVKDAPQAVAEAAPAALEHLVIAEHPLAGQAVSDFAVAEAPFVPPAIDPAQQADMVAAALARFSDGRRLLRFYSPLSGNKTLLIESLSGTAGISEHFGFNLSLISENAEIDLKDMMGKNVSVSVQLADGSEHFINGYVHSFGFSHSDGGFAFYHAQIVPWLSYLKRRVNSRIFQDQTVLEVLDTVFKTDYNGLANYELRTGQTYKPENFIVQYDETDEHFVCRLMERYGLFYYFEHKPNGHVMVISDDSRSATFCPPQEDHAEVEFNGGNRWHDQDSITALAAERKLQSTKVALNTFDFKSPNTLQYVEVPTVTQQGDMPTMEIYDGNPAFSYKDKEHGQREARQRLEVLEWQAKVFSGASDCRGLVPGHTFKLTGHHWFDPTGEGDNDFLVLSVQYTARNNYFERGQGDVYQNTFTAIRRKIPFRPRRVHAMPRMPGPQTATVVGPKGTEIHTDKFGRIKVQFHWDRYGRRDERSSCWIRVSQPWAGQGWGTISIPRIGQEVIIDYLEGDPDRPVCTGRLFNADQPAPYGLPDGAHMMGFKSRSTPGGGGFCEMVIHDQKGKELINIHSQKDMVTTVQNTQATVVNGPHQTNTVSSGFQTNTVKQYIVTTAQTGHIHETAKTNIEMTAQDAHIHQTAKTNIELTAQDDYIHQTAKTNIELVAQNAHLHQTAKQNIELTSQTEHIHLKANTDITLEVGGSKIVLQQDGTILIQGVNVTVIGSSRIDLNK, from the coding sequence ATGTCCTCAGATTCGCTCGATAGCCCGGCCAAGTCCGGCCTCGTCCCGGAAACCGACGCCACAGCTGCCGCCCTGCCGGCCGCCGGGAAGCTGGCGGTCAGCGCGGCGGCGCTGGCCGGCGCCGATGCCAAGGCGCTCGGCCTTGCCAGCACGGCGCTCGATACGGCCACGGTCCTGCAGGGAGGCTCCGGCATGGGCGCGCTGGCGACAGGCCTGACCGGCCTGGCCGGCCAGGCCAATCCCCAGCTGGGGCAGGCGCTGCAGGTCGCTTCCCAGGTCCAGGCCCTGGCGCAGAAGAGTGACATGGTCGCCGCGCCGGCCCAGCAGGCCGCCGCGCTCGTCAAGGATGCGCCGCAGGCGGTGGCGGAGGCCGCGCCCGCAGCGCTGGAACACCTCGTCATCGCCGAGCATCCGCTGGCGGGGCAGGCGGTCAGCGATTTCGCCGTGGCGGAAGCCCCGTTCGTGCCGCCCGCCATCGACCCGGCCCAGCAGGCCGACATGGTCGCGGCCGCGCTGGCGCGCTTCAGCGACGGCCGCCGCCTGCTGCGTTTCTACTCGCCGCTCTCCGGCAACAAGACGCTGCTGATCGAATCGCTGAGCGGCACCGCCGGGATCTCCGAACACTTCGGCTTCAACCTCAGCCTGATCTCCGAGAACGCCGAGATCGACCTGAAGGACATGATGGGCAAGAACGTCAGCGTCAGCGTCCAGCTGGCCGACGGCAGCGAGCACTTCATCAACGGCTACGTGCACTCGTTCGGCTTCAGCCACTCGGACGGCGGCTTCGCGTTCTACCACGCCCAGATCGTGCCGTGGCTCAGCTACCTGAAGCGGCGCGTCAATTCGCGCATCTTCCAGGACCAGACCGTGCTCGAAGTGCTCGATACGGTGTTCAAGACCGATTACAACGGCCTGGCCAACTACGAGCTGCGCACCGGCCAGACTTACAAGCCGGAGAACTTCATCGTCCAGTACGACGAGACGGACGAGCACTTCGTCTGCCGTCTGATGGAACGCTACGGCCTGTTCTACTATTTCGAGCACAAACCGAACGGCCACGTGATGGTGATCAGCGACGACTCGCGCTCGGCCACGTTCTGCCCGCCGCAGGAAGACCATGCCGAGGTCGAGTTCAACGGCGGCAACCGCTGGCACGACCAGGACAGCATCACGGCCCTGGCGGCCGAACGCAAGCTGCAGTCGACCAAGGTCGCATTGAACACGTTCGACTTCAAGTCGCCCAACACGCTGCAGTACGTGGAGGTGCCGACCGTCACGCAGCAGGGCGACATGCCGACGATGGAGATCTACGACGGCAACCCGGCCTTCTCGTACAAGGACAAGGAGCACGGCCAGCGCGAAGCGCGCCAGCGGCTCGAGGTACTGGAATGGCAGGCCAAGGTGTTCTCCGGCGCCTCCGACTGCCGCGGCCTCGTGCCGGGCCACACCTTCAAGCTGACCGGCCATCACTGGTTCGATCCGACCGGCGAGGGCGACAACGACTTCCTGGTGCTGTCGGTGCAGTACACCGCGCGCAACAACTACTTCGAGCGCGGCCAGGGCGACGTCTACCAGAACACCTTCACGGCCATCCGCCGCAAGATCCCGTTCCGGCCGCGCCGCGTGCACGCGATGCCGCGCATGCCCGGCCCGCAGACGGCCACCGTGGTGGGGCCGAAGGGCACCGAAATCCATACCGACAAGTTCGGCCGCATCAAGGTGCAGTTCCACTGGGACCGCTACGGCCGCCGCGACGAGCGCAGCTCGTGCTGGATTCGCGTGTCGCAGCCGTGGGCGGGGCAGGGCTGGGGCACGATCTCGATTCCCCGCATCGGCCAGGAAGTGATCATCGACTACCTGGAAGGCGATCCGGACCGCCCGGTTTGCACGGGCCGCCTGTTCAATGCCGACCAGCCGGCGCCGTACGGCCTGCCGGACGGCGCCCACATGATGGGCTTCAAGAGCCGTTCCACACCGGGTGGTGGCGGCTTCTGCGAGATGGTCATCCATGACCAGAAGGGCAAGGAGCTGATCAATATCCACTCGCAGAAGGATATGGTCACGACCGTCCAGAACACCCAGGCGACGGTGGTCAACGGCCCGCACCAGACCAATACCGTCAGCAGCGGCTTCCAGACCAACACGGTCAAGCAGTACATCGTGACGACGGCGCAGACGGGCCACATCCACGAGACGGCCAAGACCAATATCGAGATGACGGCGCAGGACGCGCACATCCACCAGACCGCGAAGACCAATATCGAGCTGACGGCCCAGGACGACTACATCCACCAGACCGCCAAGACCAATATCGAGCTGGTGGCGCAGAACGCCCACCTGCACCAGACCGCCAAGCAGAACATCGAGCTGACGTCGCAGACGGAGCACATCCACCTGAAGGCCAACACGGACATCACGCTGGAAGTGGGCGGCAGCAAGATCGTGCTGCAGCAGGACGGCACCATCCTGATCCAGGGCGTGAACGTTACCGTGATCGGCAGCAGCCGGATCGACTTGAACAAATGA